One window from the genome of Oceanidesulfovibrio indonesiensis encodes:
- a CDS encoding response regulator, translating to MGHHSKILIIDDDRPLLDSFSAFLEDSGFETLTAPDGKSGLDLFRQRRPDLVLLDMRMPGTHGLEVMNEIRELAPDTPIIVVSGAGVLDDVVHALRQGAQDFFIKPVHDLSLLEHSVRRALEHADLKREHTRYQQRLEEDIDSRTRQLVEANRKLQEEIRRRDAAEAAMAASLREKELLLKEVHHRVKNNLQIISSLLNLQADAATEDATRRSFMESRQRVASMALVHEKLYQAEDFSHVDMGVFLRELIGQHTCAADQCGAIATHMSEESLQLSINQAIPCGLVLNELTSNVIRHAFPGNRTGTLRVHMTRQNQHAELVVEDDGVGLPPGFSASEAESLGMRLIFALVGQLHGTVEFESEKDKGVRCRIDFPMPPAPYAAKGEPDKKITAEVPILKE from the coding sequence ATGGGCCACCACTCAAAAATACTCATCATCGACGATGATCGTCCCTTGTTGGACAGCTTTTCAGCATTCCTGGAGGATTCCGGATTTGAAACGCTCACCGCCCCGGACGGCAAATCGGGCCTCGACCTGTTCCGGCAGCGACGACCCGACCTCGTGTTGCTGGACATGCGCATGCCCGGCACACATGGACTCGAGGTGATGAACGAGATTCGGGAACTCGCTCCGGACACGCCCATCATCGTCGTCTCCGGCGCCGGCGTCCTGGACGATGTGGTTCACGCACTGCGGCAGGGCGCCCAGGACTTTTTCATCAAACCCGTGCACGACCTCTCCCTTCTGGAGCACAGCGTACGCAGAGCCCTGGAACACGCCGACCTCAAACGGGAACATACCCGGTATCAGCAACGGCTCGAAGAGGACATCGACTCCCGGACAAGGCAGCTTGTCGAAGCGAACAGAAAACTCCAGGAGGAAATCCGCCGGCGCGACGCCGCCGAGGCGGCCATGGCCGCATCCCTGCGGGAAAAGGAGTTGCTCCTCAAGGAAGTCCACCACCGGGTCAAGAACAATCTCCAGATCATCTCCAGCCTGCTCAATCTCCAGGCCGACGCCGCAACCGAAGACGCGACGCGCCGATCGTTCATGGAAAGCAGGCAGCGTGTCGCATCCATGGCCCTGGTGCACGAAAAACTCTATCAAGCCGAGGATTTCTCCCATGTGGATATGGGCGTGTTCCTGCGCGAACTGATCGGCCAGCATACGTGTGCGGCCGACCAATGCGGCGCCATAGCCACCCACATGAGCGAGGAATCACTCCAGCTGTCCATCAACCAGGCCATTCCTTGCGGGCTGGTGCTCAACGAGCTTACCTCCAACGTCATCCGCCACGCCTTTCCCGGAAACAGAACCGGAACCCTGCGCGTGCACATGACCAGACAGAACCAGCACGCCGAGCTTGTGGTGGAGGACGACGGCGTGGGGCTGCCGCCAGGGTTCTCGGCGTCCGAAGCCGAAAGCCTGGGCATGCGACTGATATTCGCCCTGGTCGGCCAGTTGCACGGAACGGTCGAATTCGAAAGCGAAAAAGACAAAGGAGTGCGCTGCCGGATCGACTTTCCCATGCCGCCGGCGCCATACGCTGCAAAGGGCGAACCGGACAAGAAGATCACGGCCGAGGTGCCCATTCTCAAGGAATGA
- a CDS encoding DMT family transporter → MRYSTSSLSGAGMFVPCLALVTAVTIWASSYVAMKIAVMAYSPVVVIFGRMAVASILFSLVALRTGIPRVQRKDVGVILLMALCEPCLYFIFEAYALRYTSASQAGMVAAVLPLMVAAVAFVSLGERPRARTWAGFFVAVFGVVWLSAAGESTEHAPNPVLGNALELAAMVCGTGYMVLLKRLSASYSPWFLTAVQAIVGALFYLPGLAMPFAWVHGDPGMGGILAILYLGSFVSIGAYGMYNYGLSRLPASQASAFINLIPVLAAVMGTVLLGETFTTGQIAASAVVLVGVWLSQGGLRRVGVE, encoded by the coding sequence ATGCGCTATTCGACCTCCTCTCTGTCCGGCGCCGGCATGTTCGTGCCGTGTCTGGCCCTGGTCACCGCCGTGACCATCTGGGCCAGCTCCTACGTTGCCATGAAGATCGCCGTCATGGCGTACAGCCCGGTGGTGGTAATCTTCGGCCGTATGGCCGTGGCCAGCATTCTGTTCAGCCTTGTGGCCCTGCGCACCGGCATTCCCCGGGTGCAGCGCAAGGATGTGGGCGTCATCCTGCTCATGGCGCTGTGCGAACCATGCTTGTATTTCATATTCGAAGCATATGCGCTGCGCTACACCTCCGCCTCCCAGGCTGGGATGGTCGCGGCCGTGCTCCCGCTCATGGTCGCGGCCGTGGCGTTCGTGTCGCTGGGGGAGCGTCCCCGCGCGCGGACATGGGCAGGCTTCTTCGTCGCCGTGTTCGGTGTGGTCTGGCTTTCCGCCGCTGGCGAGTCCACGGAGCATGCGCCAAACCCTGTTCTGGGCAACGCGCTGGAGCTGGCGGCCATGGTCTGCGGCACAGGTTACATGGTATTGCTCAAGCGGCTGTCGGCGAGTTACTCGCCGTGGTTCCTCACCGCCGTCCAGGCGATTGTGGGGGCGCTTTTCTATCTGCCCGGCCTCGCCATGCCTTTTGCCTGGGTGCATGGCGACCCCGGCATGGGCGGCATTCTCGCTATCCTCTATCTGGGCTCCTTCGTGAGTATCGGCGCATACGGCATGTACAACTATGGCCTGAGCCGCCTGCCGGCGAGTCAGGCTTCCGCGTTCATCAACCTCATTCCCGTGCTCGCCGCGGTGATGGGCACGGTGCTGCTGGGCGAGACGTTCACCACCGGACAAATCGCCGCCTCGGCAGTTGTTTTGGTCGGAGTGTGGCTCAGCCAAGGCGGTTTGCGGCGGGTGGGAGTGGAGTAG